A single region of the Candidatus Parcubacteria bacterium genome encodes:
- a CDS encoding UDP-N-acetylmuramoyl-tripeptide--D-alanyl-D-alanine ligase produces the protein MFKSLFKWVVLSIITAESKAVLKKFHPRIIAVTGSVGKTSTKDAIYTALKGTLSVRKSAKSYNSDFGVPLTILGREGAWNNPVGWMLTMFQGIKLLLLNYPYPEWLILEVGADKPGDLRELMSWVKPDITVVTRFPDVPVHVEFYESIEALFAEEAIPVFSLKTPGVLVLNNDDERVRSFADDSPHAVYTYGSTPSATVRSFDEAVEYVPDAEGKLMPIGMKFDVISGDRQATLRVRDALGMQHVYPLLAAVAVGLSQNVPLLAMAEALNKEHMTPPGRMRLIQGEKETYLIDDTYNSSPVAAREALLALGSLKAYGRKIAVLGGMRELGQYTEEEHKKIGALAAEQVDILIGVGEEARYLAEGALDAGMSDENIFQYDNSREAGKFLESILVKGDIALIKGSQSVRMERIVEEVMEHPEDRAKLLVRQERQWIVRP, from the coding sequence ATGTTCAAAAGCCTCTTTAAATGGGTTGTCCTCTCCATCATCACCGCAGAGTCTAAGGCGGTGCTTAAGAAATTCCATCCGCGCATCATCGCGGTCACCGGGAGCGTCGGCAAGACCTCCACCAAGGACGCCATCTACACCGCGCTCAAAGGCACGCTCTCGGTGCGCAAGAGTGCCAAGAGCTACAATAGCGATTTTGGCGTACCCCTCACGATCCTCGGGCGTGAAGGGGCCTGGAATAATCCTGTCGGGTGGATGCTGACCATGTTCCAGGGGATCAAGCTCCTCCTCTTAAACTACCCGTATCCGGAGTGGCTCATCCTCGAAGTGGGTGCGGACAAGCCGGGAGACCTGCGGGAACTCATGTCCTGGGTGAAGCCCGATATCACCGTGGTGACGCGCTTCCCGGATGTGCCGGTGCATGTGGAATTCTACGAATCCATCGAGGCACTTTTCGCGGAGGAAGCTATCCCCGTGTTCTCGCTCAAGACGCCGGGGGTACTGGTTTTGAACAATGATGATGAGCGCGTGCGTTCTTTTGCGGATGATTCCCCGCATGCGGTCTATACCTATGGTTCCACGCCTTCCGCTACTGTGCGTAGTTTTGATGAGGCAGTGGAGTATGTTCCGGATGCCGAAGGTAAGCTCATGCCGATCGGCATGAAGTTCGATGTCATTTCGGGGGATCGTCAGGCAACACTCCGTGTGCGTGACGCTCTGGGCATGCAGCATGTCTATCCGCTCCTTGCGGCGGTCGCCGTAGGGCTCTCTCAGAACGTACCTCTCCTTGCTATGGCAGAGGCGCTCAACAAGGAGCATATGACTCCGCCCGGGCGCATGCGCCTTATTCAAGGGGAGAAAGAGACGTACCTCATCGACGACACCTACAACTCCTCTCCGGTGGCAGCCCGCGAAGCGCTCCTTGCCCTGGGATCGCTCAAGGCGTATGGACGCAAGATCGCAGTGCTGGGGGGTATGCGTGAACTCGGTCAGTATACGGAGGAAGAGCACAAGAAGATCGGCGCTTTGGCGGCCGAACAAGTGGACATCCTCATCGGAGTAGGGGAGGAAGCTCGATATCTGGCGGAAGGAGCGCTTGATGCCGGCATGTCGGACGAGAATATCTTTCAATACGACAATTCTCGGGAAGCGGGTAAATTCCTGGAGAGTATCTTGGTGAAGGGGGACATCGCGCTCATCAAGGGCTCCCAGTCGGTGCGCATGGAGCGCATCGTGGAGGAAGTCATGGAGCATCCAGAAGATCGTGCCAAGTTACTGGTACGCCAGGAACGTCAGTGGATCGTGAGGCCATAA
- a CDS encoding rod shape-determining protein, translated as MFQDARAKFYSLVSNDLGIDLGTANTLVYLRGQGIVVNEPSVVAINQKTGRVVAVGAEAKSMLGRTPAHITAVRPLVDGVISDYEVAEEMLSYLIGRAEAPFKKLLGPRVVIGVPSGITNVETRAVRDAARTAGAREVHIIEEPMAAAIGIRLPIQNPIGSMIIDIGGGTTDIAVISLEGIVRSKNLRVAGDKLNNDIISYIRSEFKILIGEKTAEDLKMRIGAVIPSEPLEMAVRGRDLVTGLPREVIITDTDVREAIAQSIDSIMEAAREVLEQAPPEILGDIMRHGVYLVGGGALIKELPELLSDVLKIPVRVADDPLTAVARGTGVVLENIDEYRDLLVKDEDAATITNAREQQ; from the coding sequence AATTTTACTCTCTTGTCTCGAACGACTTAGGGATAGACCTGGGCACGGCAAATACCCTGGTGTATCTCCGTGGGCAGGGGATCGTGGTGAATGAACCCTCCGTAGTAGCGATCAATCAGAAGACGGGGCGCGTGGTGGCGGTGGGCGCGGAGGCCAAGAGTATGCTCGGCCGCACGCCTGCGCACATCACCGCGGTGCGTCCTTTGGTGGACGGCGTCATTTCGGATTACGAAGTAGCAGAAGAGATGCTCTCGTATCTCATTGGGCGCGCGGAAGCGCCGTTCAAGAAGCTTTTAGGTCCCCGGGTGGTCATCGGCGTACCCTCCGGCATCACCAATGTGGAGACTCGCGCAGTGCGTGATGCTGCCCGCACCGCAGGAGCGAGGGAAGTGCACATCATTGAAGAACCCATGGCTGCAGCTATTGGCATCAGGCTTCCCATACAGAACCCGATCGGCAGCATGATCATCGATATCGGCGGCGGCACTACCGATATTGCAGTCATCTCGCTTGAGGGCATCGTGCGCTCCAAGAACCTGCGCGTGGCCGGAGACAAGCTCAACAACGACATCATTTCCTACATACGCAGCGAGTTCAAGATATTGATTGGCGAGAAGACCGCGGAAGACCTCAAGATGCGCATCGGCGCGGTCATTCCTTCAGAACCCCTGGAGATGGCGGTACGCGGGCGTGACCTGGTCACCGGGCTTCCGCGGGAAGTCATCATCACCGACACTGATGTGCGCGAAGCCATTGCGCAGTCCATTGATAGCATCATGGAGGCAGCCCGCGAGGTGCTGGAGCAGGCGCCTCCCGAGATCCTCGGCGATATCATGCGCCATGGGGTATATCTCGTAGGCGGAGGCGCGCTCATCAAGGAGCTTCCGGAACTGCTCTCGGACGTGCTCAAGATTCCCGTGCGGGTGGCGGATGATCCGCTCACTGCGGTCGCGCGCGGGACCGGCGTGGTACTCGAGAATATCGACGAGTACCGCGACCTTCTTGTAAAAGACGAAGATGCTGCGACCATTACCAACGCTCGGGAACAGCAATAA
- the mraZ gene encoding division/cell wall cluster transcriptional repressor MraZ: MLIGEYTHTLDAKNRVSLPAKFRKVLGNKVIVTKGLDACLFMFSLKAWEKFSDDVGRLPLVQADKRKYSRFMLGGAVEVDVDSIGRILIPDFLKEFACIKGKVVFAGIHERAEIWNEKTWMDYKKNVEKDIDILAEKLGEAGALV, translated from the coding sequence ATGCTGATCGGCGAATACACGCACACATTAGACGCAAAGAACCGCGTGTCACTCCCCGCCAAGTTCCGCAAGGTGCTCGGCAATAAGGTGATAGTGACCAAAGGACTCGACGCCTGTCTGTTCATGTTCTCGCTCAAGGCATGGGAAAAGTTTTCGGATGATGTAGGCAGGCTCCCGCTGGTACAGGCAGACAAGCGTAAGTACAGCCGCTTCATGCTAGGAGGAGCAGTTGAGGTAGATGTAGATTCCATCGGGCGCATCCTGATCCCGGACTTCCTTAAGGAGTTCGCCTGTATCAAGGGCAAGGTGGTCTTCGCCGGCATCCATGAGCGCGCGGAGATCTGGAACGAGAAGACCTGGATGGACTACAAGAAGAATGTGGAGAAGGACATCGATATCCTCGCCGAGAAGCTCGGCGAAGCAGGAGCCCTCGTCTAA
- the lysS gene encoding lysine--tRNA ligase, whose amino-acid sequence MFWADRIAESIEKDRAKDIAAGPLVIRDEKTASGRVHVGSMRGAAIHGLVSQVLADKGVANTFYWEINDFDPMDGMPVYLDEAVYRQYMGKPLYTIPSPDGKAKNFAEYYGEEFAGVLKDSGFYPTYYRASELYLSGRMNEAIRIALEKAEDIRRIYKEVSGSERADTWLPLSVVCEKCGKIGTTTAVSFDGEKVTYRCEAKKVEWAEGCSHEGSVSPFDGRAKLPWKVEWAAKFKVMNVMVEGGGKDHSTKGGARDVANRISREVFGYEPPFDIPYEFFLIGGKKMSSSKGRGSSAREVADLLPPHIFRLGLLSKDINQAINFDPEGDTIPVLFDLYDRLAEKYFVGETDDHVRMLVLSHKPEDQKSIPRRFLPRFSLIAFLVQMPHLDLFVEVEKMKGSPLTQEDKEETELRALYAKKWLEECAPEDFKYELAKELPEAAKSLSPEQKKAVKAILEYVEANPILDGQLLHTALHEMRKALGIEAADFFSAVYLSFLGKPSGPKAGWFLSVLERELLLSRLREASS is encoded by the coding sequence ATGTTTTGGGCTGATCGCATTGCGGAATCCATAGAGAAAGACAGAGCCAAGGATATTGCAGCCGGGCCTCTAGTCATTCGCGACGAGAAGACGGCTTCTGGCCGCGTGCATGTGGGCTCGATGCGCGGGGCGGCTATCCACGGACTCGTCTCCCAGGTGCTTGCGGATAAAGGGGTTGCTAATACTTTCTATTGGGAGATCAACGATTTCGATCCGATGGATGGTATGCCCGTGTATCTTGATGAAGCAGTGTATCGGCAATACATGGGTAAACCCCTTTACACTATTCCCTCGCCGGACGGTAAGGCCAAGAATTTTGCAGAATATTATGGCGAGGAGTTTGCGGGCGTGCTTAAGGATAGCGGCTTTTATCCTACCTACTATCGCGCGAGCGAGCTCTATCTCTCTGGTCGCATGAACGAGGCTATTAGGATAGCCCTTGAGAAAGCGGAAGACATACGTCGTATCTATAAAGAGGTCTCGGGTTCAGAACGCGCCGATACTTGGCTTCCGCTCTCGGTTGTTTGTGAGAAGTGCGGCAAGATAGGCACTACGACTGCTGTTTCTTTTGACGGCGAGAAAGTGACCTATCGCTGTGAGGCGAAGAAGGTAGAGTGGGCGGAGGGCTGTAGTCATGAGGGCAGCGTCTCGCCGTTTGATGGGCGTGCCAAGCTCCCGTGGAAAGTGGAGTGGGCTGCGAAGTTCAAGGTAATGAACGTCATGGTAGAGGGTGGAGGTAAAGACCACTCTACTAAGGGCGGAGCGCGCGATGTGGCCAATCGTATCTCCCGTGAAGTCTTTGGTTATGAGCCGCCCTTCGATATACCTTATGAATTCTTCCTCATTGGCGGTAAGAAGATGTCTTCTTCCAAAGGAAGAGGCTCTTCTGCTCGTGAAGTAGCCGACCTTCTGCCACCGCACATCTTCCGTCTCGGGCTTTTGTCCAAGGATATCAATCAGGCAATCAATTTCGACCCAGAAGGGGATACTATTCCCGTACTCTTCGATCTCTATGACCGTTTGGCGGAGAAATATTTTGTTGGCGAGACCGATGATCACGTGCGGATGCTCGTCCTTTCTCATAAGCCGGAGGATCAGAAAAGCATTCCTCGTCGCTTCTTGCCGCGCTTCTCGCTGATAGCTTTCCTCGTACAGATGCCTCACCTCGATCTCTTTGTCGAGGTGGAGAAGATGAAGGGAAGCCCTCTGACTCAAGAAGACAAGGAAGAAACTGAACTTCGGGCACTGTACGCCAAGAAGTGGCTCGAAGAGTGCGCTCCGGAAGATTTCAAGTATGAACTGGCCAAGGAGCTTCCCGAAGCAGCCAAGAGCCTCTCTCCCGAGCAGAAGAAAGCCGTTAAGGCCATCCTGGAGTATGTGGAAGCGAATCCGATCTTGGACGGCCAGCTGCTTCATACTGCCCTCCATGAGATGCGGAAGGCCCTCGGTATCGAGGCTGCGGACTTCTTCAGTGCCGTATATCTCTCTTTCCTAGGGAAGCCGAGCGGCCCTAAGGCGGGCTGGTTCCTCTCTGTATTGGAGAGGGAACTCCTCCTTTCCCGCCTCCGGGAAGCCTCCTCCTAG
- the greA gene encoding transcription elongation factor GreA, protein MPEEKEYLTQEKFNELSTELQRLKTTRRKEIADSLEYAKSLGDLSENAEYQEARELQTTLEERITKLESVLKSAAIVSERHSDTVGVGSFVVVKKEGAKDTQRYGIVGSEEANSAEGRISNRSPLGEALMGRKRGEMVTVTTPKGPSKYEVVEIEK, encoded by the coding sequence ATGCCAGAAGAAAAAGAGTATCTGACGCAGGAGAAATTCAACGAGCTTTCGACCGAGCTCCAGCGCCTCAAGACCACCCGCCGCAAGGAAATCGCGGATAGCCTTGAGTACGCCAAGTCTCTTGGAGACCTCTCCGAGAACGCAGAGTACCAGGAGGCTCGCGAGCTCCAGACGACCCTCGAAGAGCGCATCACCAAACTTGAGAGTGTGCTCAAGTCTGCTGCGATCGTCTCCGAGCGTCACAGCGACACCGTAGGCGTCGGCTCCTTCGTGGTGGTGAAGAAGGAAGGTGCCAAGGATACCCAGCGCTACGGCATCGTCGGCTCTGAAGAAGCCAACAGCGCTGAGGGCCGCATCTCTAATCGCTCGCCTTTGGGCGAGGCGCTCATGGGCCGCAAGCGCGGTGAGATGGTCACGGTGACGACTCCTAAGGGTCCGAGCAAGTACGAGGTGGTGGAGATTGAGAAGTAA
- a CDS encoding rod shape-determining protein MreC → MLRPLPTLGNSNKRRNRYVVLALLAALVLALVFGGSLILSVFSSSANALAFPLTSAASVFREKVSFGASTFFSSKAALVSENTDLKSRLETMRAEMLDRDMLLLENRSLKEALGRREEEETVLASVLSRPNRSPYDTLLIDVGTDRGLRAGDYALGLGSVVIGRVAAVYERSALVKLLSAPGEEQEVMIGSSTPGKAIGVGGGNFRVVLPKGSPVAIGDSIVFPAINSRIFGKVEEIATDDSDTFVRVFFQSPVNIFELRWIEILQQ, encoded by the coding sequence ATGCTGCGACCATTACCAACGCTCGGGAACAGCAATAAGAGGCGTAATCGCTATGTTGTGCTGGCGCTCCTGGCGGCGCTCGTCTTAGCACTTGTCTTCGGCGGCTCTCTCATTCTTTCTGTTTTTTCTTCTTCAGCGAACGCACTTGCGTTCCCGCTTACGAGTGCAGCGAGCGTCTTCCGGGAGAAGGTGTCCTTCGGAGCAAGTACTTTTTTCTCTTCCAAGGCGGCGCTTGTCTCGGAGAATACTGATCTCAAGAGTCGCCTCGAGACCATGCGGGCGGAGATGCTTGATAGGGATATGCTCCTCCTTGAGAATCGTTCCCTGAAAGAAGCCCTGGGGAGGAGGGAAGAGGAGGAGACGGTCCTCGCGAGCGTGCTCTCGCGTCCGAACCGCTCTCCCTACGACACCCTGCTCATCGATGTCGGCACAGATCGCGGCCTCCGCGCCGGAGACTATGCCCTAGGCTTAGGTTCCGTGGTCATCGGACGCGTAGCGGCCGTGTATGAGCGGAGCGCCTTAGTGAAGCTCCTCTCTGCTCCTGGGGAAGAGCAGGAGGTCATGATCGGGTCGAGTACCCCGGGGAAGGCGATTGGGGTGGGCGGTGGAAATTTCCGAGTCGTTTTGCCCAAGGGATCGCCGGTTGCCATAGGGGATTCAATCGTCTTCCCGGCGATCAACTCGCGTATCTTCGGGAAGGTGGAGGAGATCGCCACGGATGACTCGGATACGTTCGTGCGGGTCTTCTTCCAGAGCCCGGTGAATATCTTCGAGCTTCGGTGGATAGAGATATTGCAGCAATGA
- a CDS encoding YibE/F family protein: MIFKAILLTLAFTLLPTPSHAQSELVPDTISIERARVLEARDQRETIIPGTDTPSKTQTLTAEVLDGPDKGQVVTFQNDYIQLSQDDVFFIRHQSNSISGSDYWVVSDPYRLDILLILAVAFLALLFVFGGIQGLRGLASLLGSLVLILYVLLPGILGGYSPVLVSVGVASLIIIIGSYITHGFNRTTSAAVLGMIGTVAVTGLTAYWAVHAGHLSGYTAEENIYLNFDTRGGIDMVGLLFGGIMIGLLGVLYDIAIGQAITVEELFRAGKHMTKLEIYKRAIRVGREHIGALVNTLAIAYVGVSLPLLLLIQHSSTMSLASIINSEMFATEIVRIIIGSIGLILGVPITTLIASYMLEKQRGKSGEHHGHSHA; this comes from the coding sequence ATGATTTTCAAAGCCATCCTACTGACGCTTGCTTTTACCCTTTTACCCACCCCTTCCCACGCTCAATCCGAGCTGGTACCGGACACGATCAGCATCGAACGCGCTCGGGTACTTGAAGCGAGAGATCAGCGCGAAACCATCATCCCCGGCACCGATACTCCCTCAAAGACGCAGACCCTTACCGCAGAGGTGCTTGATGGTCCCGACAAAGGCCAGGTAGTGACCTTTCAGAACGACTACATCCAATTAAGCCAGGATGATGTTTTCTTCATCCGCCACCAAAGCAATTCCATAAGCGGGAGCGATTACTGGGTCGTCTCGGATCCGTATCGGCTAGATATCCTGCTGATTCTCGCAGTCGCCTTCCTGGCGCTCCTTTTCGTCTTCGGCGGCATCCAGGGACTCCGAGGGCTCGCAAGCCTGCTCGGAAGCCTCGTGCTCATCCTCTATGTCCTTCTTCCTGGGATCCTCGGTGGCTACTCCCCGGTCCTCGTGAGCGTCGGCGTCGCCTCACTCATCATCATCATCGGGTCCTACATCACTCATGGGTTCAACAGGACCACTTCGGCTGCCGTGCTCGGCATGATCGGCACAGTGGCTGTCACCGGCTTAACCGCATACTGGGCCGTCCACGCAGGACACCTCAGCGGCTATACGGCCGAAGAGAACATCTACCTCAACTTTGATACTCGCGGGGGCATCGATATGGTCGGACTCCTCTTTGGCGGGATCATGATAGGTCTCCTCGGCGTGCTCTACGATATCGCCATCGGCCAAGCCATTACCGTGGAAGAGCTCTTCAGAGCGGGTAAGCATATGACCAAGCTAGAGATCTACAAGCGAGCGATTCGCGTGGGTCGCGAGCACATCGGAGCCCTGGTGAATACCCTTGCCATCGCCTATGTCGGCGTCTCCTTGCCCCTGCTCCTCCTCATTCAGCATTCCTCGACCATGAGCCTGGCCTCCATCATCAACAGCGAGATGTTCGCTACGGAGATAGTGCGCATCATCATCGGCAGCATCGGCCTCATCCTCGGAGTACCGATCACCACCCTCATCGCCTCCTACATGCTTGAAAAGCAGCGCGGAAAATCAGGAGAACACCACGGACACAGTCACGCTTAA
- a CDS encoding transcriptional repressor — translation MEDFKKLLHERGFRATPGRLELLRTLFIAKHPLNVDEIGKRLDLNVVTLYRALNDLADAGILLRGSGEGDAIHFSYPKNHHHHMICTDCGFKTGCVTC, via the coding sequence ATGGAAGATTTCAAAAAGCTCCTGCATGAACGCGGCTTCAGGGCGACACCTGGTCGTCTAGAACTATTGCGCACTCTTTTTATTGCAAAGCACCCGTTGAACGTCGATGAGATAGGGAAGAGGCTGGATCTCAATGTGGTTACGCTCTACCGTGCCCTCAATGATCTGGCCGATGCTGGTATTCTTCTGCGAGGGAGCGGGGAAGGAGATGCAATTCACTTCTCATACCCCAAGAACCACCATCATCACATGATCTGCACGGATTGCGGATTTAAGACTGGCTGCGTCACTTGTTAA
- a CDS encoding penicillin-binding protein 2, which yields MKPSHVFRIRLFSGLMFLVGLVLIGKLYAIQIVYGDIFRERGEAQYTGTAGATFNRGSIYFSDKGGNLVGAATLKSGYIISINPKLLTEEEKVYEMLSAITPIDRANFFVRAAQKTGSYREIAKHVPLEKGAPLAELDIPGVGLRKERWRFYPGNDLASQVLGFVGFKGDVLTGRYGLERYYDNVLSRDEKGAYANFFVQIFSNIKDSLVEQKLDAEGDIVLTIEPSVQSFLEERLKEVAQARNTDLVGGIIINPETGEIYAMAGYPDFDPNAYQEVKNPQVYVNPMVEGVYEMGSIIKPLTVAAGLDAGVINRNTTYNDTGTITLNGSKISNYDGKARGVVPVQEILSQSLNVGVSYIVGRLGNKRFADYMRDFGIGEKTGIDLPNEVNGIITNLNSPRDLEYANASFGQGIAMTPIETVRALSVLGNGGHLITPHVVKRIDYRLGVSKEKAYPPGKQVLKEETSTEISRMLVTVVDEALLGGKAKLPHYSVGAKTGTAQIAKENGRGYYEDRYLHSFFAYFPAYQPKFLIFYYAVNPHGVKYASETWTESFQKTTKFLISYYEVPPDR from the coding sequence ATGAAACCTAGCCACGTCTTCCGCATACGCCTCTTCTCGGGACTCATGTTCCTGGTGGGGCTTGTGCTCATCGGCAAGCTCTATGCCATCCAGATCGTCTACGGCGATATTTTCCGCGAGCGCGGGGAGGCGCAGTACACGGGGACTGCCGGCGCCACGTTCAATCGTGGTTCGATCTACTTCTCCGACAAGGGTGGCAACCTGGTGGGCGCCGCCACGCTCAAGAGCGGCTATATCATAAGCATCAATCCGAAGCTTCTCACGGAAGAAGAGAAGGTCTACGAGATGCTCTCCGCTATTACGCCCATAGACCGCGCTAATTTCTTCGTGCGGGCCGCGCAGAAGACCGGCTCCTACCGGGAGATCGCCAAGCATGTACCGCTTGAGAAAGGCGCTCCGCTCGCGGAGCTCGATATCCCCGGCGTAGGCCTCCGTAAGGAGCGCTGGCGCTTCTATCCCGGCAACGACCTAGCTTCTCAGGTGCTTGGCTTCGTAGGCTTCAAGGGTGACGTGCTCACCGGCCGCTATGGCCTAGAGCGCTACTATGACAACGTACTCTCTCGTGACGAGAAGGGTGCGTATGCCAATTTCTTCGTACAGATCTTTTCTAATATCAAGGACTCTCTCGTCGAGCAGAAGCTCGACGCGGAAGGGGACATCGTGCTGACCATCGAGCCCTCTGTGCAGTCATTCCTCGAGGAGCGTCTCAAGGAAGTGGCACAGGCGCGTAATACCGATCTGGTGGGTGGCATCATCATCAATCCGGAGACAGGTGAGATCTATGCCATGGCAGGGTATCCCGATTTCGACCCCAATGCCTACCAGGAGGTCAAGAATCCGCAGGTGTATGTAAATCCGATGGTGGAGGGCGTGTATGAGATGGGCTCGATTATAAAGCCTCTAACCGTGGCTGCGGGGCTGGACGCCGGCGTCATCAATCGCAACACTACCTACAACGATACTGGTACCATCACCTTGAATGGTTCAAAGATCAGCAACTACGATGGCAAGGCGCGCGGCGTCGTACCGGTACAGGAGATTCTCAGTCAGTCACTGAACGTAGGCGTCTCCTATATCGTCGGGCGTCTCGGCAACAAGCGCTTTGCGGACTATATGCGGGACTTCGGCATAGGGGAGAAGACGGGGATCGATCTGCCGAACGAAGTAAACGGCATCATCACGAACCTCAACAGTCCGCGCGACCTGGAATACGCGAACGCCTCCTTCGGCCAGGGCATCGCTATGACGCCGATCGAGACGGTACGCGCGCTTTCCGTGCTCGGGAACGGCGGACATCTCATCACGCCGCATGTGGTCAAGCGCATCGACTACCGCTTGGGCGTAAGCAAGGAGAAGGCTTACCCGCCTGGCAAACAAGTGCTCAAGGAAGAGACCTCTACCGAGATTAGCCGCATGCTCGTCACTGTGGTGGACGAAGCGCTCCTCGGCGGCAAGGCTAAGCTCCCACATTATTCCGTAGGCGCCAAGACCGGTACGGCTCAAATTGCGAAGGAGAACGGTCGCGGGTACTATGAAGACAGGTATCTCCACTCGTTCTTCGCTTACTTCCCGGCCTATCAGCCTAAATTCCTCATCTTCTACTACGCAGTGAATCCCCATGGCGTGAAGTACGCCTCCGAGACCTGGACGGAATCCTTCCAGAAGACCACTAAGTTTCTCATAAGCTATTACGAAGTCCCTCCTGATCGCTAG
- a CDS encoding AAA family ATPase yields the protein MKIAFLGKGGSGKSTMATALVRHLHSRGMRVLAIDADHNMDLSYNLGADPKVFLGTDPDRIKEYVGAERSGGFFAAVKIAEERGICFSLSPLDPFTQSVSVEIEPLLHLMTAGPHTDRVRSLEACSHSLAAPLKTYLPLLRLNPKEAVVIDERAGTDPVATGILKGVDLGVIVREDTVNSRRVAEQIKQELEIADIPCLIIDNKVTDLVADTKAAIEKIDSFFVSST from the coding sequence ATGAAAATAGCATTCCTCGGCAAAGGAGGCTCCGGCAAATCAACCATGGCAACCGCCCTGGTGCGCCATCTGCACTCCCGCGGTATGCGGGTTCTGGCTATTGATGCCGACCACAATATGGACCTCTCATATAACCTAGGAGCTGATCCAAAGGTGTTTCTAGGAACCGATCCGGATCGGATAAAGGAGTATGTAGGAGCTGAACGCTCCGGAGGATTCTTTGCGGCAGTAAAGATTGCTGAGGAAAGAGGCATCTGTTTCTCCCTCTCCCCTCTCGACCCGTTCACTCAAAGCGTCTCTGTAGAGATAGAGCCCCTGCTTCACCTCATGACCGCCGGTCCCCACACGGATCGTGTACGTTCCCTAGAAGCCTGTAGCCATTCGCTTGCTGCTCCTCTAAAGACGTATCTCCCCCTCCTCCGGCTTAACCCCAAAGAGGCTGTGGTCATAGACGAACGGGCGGGTACCGATCCGGTAGCTACGGGAATACTTAAAGGTGTTGATCTGGGGGTGATTGTCCGAGAGGACACAGTGAATAGCCGTCGAGTAGCTGAGCAGATCAAGCAAGAATTAGAGATAGCCGATATCCCCTGCCTGATCATCGACAACAAGGTCACTGATCTTGTCGCGGACACGAAGGCAGCTATTGAAAAAATAGATTCGTTCTTTGTGTCCAGCACTTAG
- the rsmH gene encoding 16S rRNA (cytosine(1402)-N(4))-methyltransferase RsmH — protein MAHVSVLLQEVVEGLNLHGGVVLDATVNGGGMSEAILAADKNVEVVATDADEGALVRASERLKEYEGRITFHHVNFRELDRVLAERDVQGIDGAIFDLGLSSNQLEESGRGFSFQRDEPLLMTFGASPKEGEVTAKEAVNEWSEETLVTVIKAYGEEPRARHIARAIIAARAKRRIETSAELAEVIASAIPRRGKTHPATKTFQALRIAVNDELRALDEALEKAWAALKPKGRLLVISFHSLEDRPVKHFFRKLSDEGQGTLLTKKPIVPSEQELKENPRSRSAKLRIIEKN, from the coding sequence ATGGCTCACGTAAGCGTTCTTTTACAAGAAGTAGTAGAGGGCCTCAACCTTCATGGCGGCGTCGTTCTCGATGCCACGGTGAATGGGGGAGGCATGAGCGAGGCGATACTCGCGGCTGACAAGAACGTAGAGGTCGTTGCTACGGACGCTGACGAGGGTGCGCTCGTACGCGCTTCTGAGCGCCTCAAGGAGTACGAAGGTCGCATAACGTTCCATCACGTAAATTTCCGTGAGCTCGATCGGGTGCTTGCGGAAAGGGATGTGCAGGGAATAGACGGAGCGATCTTTGACCTCGGCCTCAGTTCCAATCAATTGGAAGAGTCCGGACGCGGCTTCAGCTTCCAGAGAGACGAACCTCTCCTCATGACCTTCGGTGCTTCTCCTAAGGAGGGGGAGGTAACGGCGAAGGAAGCGGTCAACGAATGGTCTGAGGAGACCTTGGTCACGGTGATCAAGGCTTACGGAGAAGAGCCTCGCGCGCGGCACATCGCACGAGCCATCATCGCAGCGCGCGCCAAGCGCCGGATCGAGACGTCTGCGGAACTCGCTGAAGTCATCGCTTCAGCCATCCCGCGTAGAGGCAAGACGCATCCTGCCACTAAGACGTTCCAGGCTCTCCGTATCGCGGTGAACGACGAGCTGAGAGCCTTGGATGAAGCCCTCGAGAAGGCCTGGGCGGCGCTCAAGCCCAAAGGGCGACTCCTGGTGATCTCCTTCCATAGTTTGGAGGACCGTCCGGTGAAGCACTTCTTCCGGAAGCTTTCAGATGAAGGCCAGGGAACGCTCCTCACCAAGAAGCCTATCGTACCGAGCGAGCAAGAGTTGAAAGAGAACCCCCGATCCCGCAGTGCCAAGCTGCGGATTATAGAAAAGAACTAA